From a single Pseudomonas triticicola genomic region:
- the pseB gene encoding UDP-N-acetylglucosamine 4,6-dehydratase (inverting) — MFNGQSIFISGGTGSFGRNFIRRLLEQYQPKRVVVFSRDELKQYEMQQTFNAPCMRYFIGDVRDAERLRQAMRGIDYVVHAAALKQVPAAEYNPTECIRTNVNGAENIIAAAIDNGVKKVVALSTDKAASPINLYGATKLLSDKLFVAANNIAGEQQTRFAVVRYGNVAGSRGSVVPFFSKLIAEGAQELPITDERMTRFWITLDHGVQFVLDSFARMHGGEVFVPKIPSIRIVDLARGMAEHLPHKNVGIRPGEKLHELMVPLDDARMTLEFDDHYTIQPSIRFTSVDVDFAVDKLGERGRAVGEDFEYRSDTNPHFLSVGQIADLHAKLSV; from the coding sequence ATGTTCAACGGACAATCGATTTTCATCTCCGGCGGCACCGGCTCGTTCGGGCGCAACTTCATCCGCCGGCTGCTCGAGCAATACCAGCCCAAGCGCGTAGTGGTGTTCTCCCGCGACGAGCTGAAACAGTACGAGATGCAGCAGACGTTCAACGCGCCGTGCATGCGTTATTTCATCGGTGACGTGCGTGACGCCGAGCGCTTGCGTCAGGCCATGCGCGGCATCGATTACGTCGTCCATGCTGCGGCGTTGAAGCAGGTGCCGGCGGCGGAATACAACCCGACTGAATGCATCCGCACCAACGTCAATGGCGCGGAGAACATCATCGCCGCCGCCATCGACAATGGCGTGAAGAAAGTCGTCGCGCTGTCCACCGACAAAGCGGCCAGCCCGATCAATCTGTACGGCGCGACCAAGTTGCTTTCGGACAAACTGTTCGTCGCAGCCAACAATATTGCCGGCGAGCAGCAGACCCGTTTCGCCGTGGTGCGCTACGGCAACGTCGCCGGCTCGCGTGGTTCGGTGGTGCCGTTCTTCAGCAAGCTGATCGCTGAAGGCGCGCAAGAATTGCCGATCACCGACGAGCGCATGACGCGGTTCTGGATCACGCTCGACCACGGCGTGCAGTTCGTCCTCGACAGCTTCGCCCGCATGCATGGCGGCGAAGTGTTCGTGCCGAAGATCCCGTCGATCCGTATCGTCGATCTGGCGCGCGGCATGGCTGAGCATCTGCCGCACAAGAACGTCGGCATTCGTCCCGGCGAGAAACTGCACGAACTGATGGTGCCGCTGGACGATGCGCGCATGACCCTTGAATTTGACGACCACTACACGATTCAGCCGTCGATTCGTTTTACCAGCGTCGACGTCGATTTCGCCGTCGATAAACTCGGTGAACGTGGCCGTGCGGTGGGCGAGGATTTCGAGTATCGCTCGGACACCAACCCGCATTTCCTTTCGGTGGGGCAGATCGCCGATCTGCACGCGAAGCTGTCGGTATGA
- the pseF gene encoding pseudaminic acid cytidylyltransferase, with protein sequence MSCVAIIPARGGSKRIPRKNLKPFDGVPMIVRSIRTALESGLFESVVVSTDDAEIADVARANGAEVPFMRPAVLADDFTGTAAVIAHALQQLPVFDYACCVYATAPLLQARYLRQGLDLLKQHPHKAFAFSVCGFGFPVQRALTLNEEGALMSLYPEFRATRSQDLPEAFQDAGQFYWGRSEAWLRGETLFSPASLPVILPRHLVQDIDTPEDWQRAEYLYAALRAGGELP encoded by the coding sequence GTGAGCTGCGTCGCGATCATCCCCGCCCGTGGTGGCAGCAAGCGCATCCCGCGCAAGAATCTCAAACCGTTCGACGGCGTACCGATGATCGTCCGCTCGATTCGCACGGCGCTGGAGTCAGGGCTGTTCGAGAGCGTTGTGGTCAGCACCGACGATGCGGAAATTGCCGACGTCGCGCGGGCGAATGGCGCCGAGGTGCCGTTCATGCGACCGGCCGTTCTGGCGGATGATTTCACCGGCACTGCTGCGGTGATTGCCCATGCCTTGCAGCAACTACCGGTGTTCGATTACGCCTGCTGCGTGTATGCGACAGCGCCGTTGTTGCAGGCGCGTTATCTGCGTCAGGGTCTGGATTTGCTCAAGCAGCATCCGCACAAGGCGTTTGCCTTTTCGGTGTGCGGCTTCGGTTTCCCGGTGCAGCGCGCACTGACCCTCAACGAGGAGGGCGCCCTGATGTCGCTTTATCCGGAATTTCGCGCCACCCGTTCGCAGGATCTACCCGAAGCGTTTCAGGATGCCGGGCAGTTTTACTGGGGTCGCAGCGAAGCGTGGTTGCGTGGCGAGACGCTGTTCTCGCCAGCCAGCCTGCCGGTGATCCTGCCGCGCCATCTGGTGCAGGACATCGACACGCCCGAAGACTGGCAGCGCGCCGAATATCTGTACGCCGCACTCAGAGCCGGCGGAGAACTGCCATGA
- the pseC gene encoding UDP-4-amino-4,6-dideoxy-N-acetyl-beta-L-altrosamine transaminase, producing the protein MIPYGRQSLDQADIDAVVEVLQSDWLTQGPTIERFEQAMAERCQADFGVAVCNATAALHIACLAADLGPGDRLWTSPNTFLASANCGRYCGADVDFVDIDPLTWNLDAFALEAKLEQAERDGTLPKVLVAVAFSGQSCDLRKIADLAVRYNFTVIEDASHAVGASYAGRPVGCGEFAAMTVFSFHPVKIITSAEGGMVLTNRPALAERLRRLRSHGMTRDPEHMTEPSHGPWYYQQVELGFNYRITDLQAALGLSQLRKLDEFVARRRELAARYDQLLAYLPLTLPSAQPEAESAWHLYVVRLQSERCNLSHRQVFEGLRAAGIGVNLHYIPVHLQPYYRERGFAEGDFPEAERYYAEAISLPLFPLLSEAQQDQVVEQLRRLLLEE; encoded by the coding sequence ATGATTCCTTACGGTCGGCAGAGCCTCGATCAGGCGGACATCGATGCGGTGGTCGAGGTGCTGCAATCGGACTGGCTGACCCAGGGGCCGACCATCGAACGCTTCGAGCAGGCCATGGCTGAGCGCTGTCAGGCCGATTTCGGCGTGGCGGTGTGCAATGCCACGGCGGCGCTGCACATTGCTTGTCTGGCCGCTGACCTGGGGCCGGGCGATCGCTTGTGGACCTCGCCGAATACGTTTCTGGCTTCAGCCAATTGCGGGCGTTATTGCGGCGCTGATGTTGATTTCGTCGACATCGATCCGCTGACCTGGAACCTCGATGCGTTCGCGCTTGAAGCGAAGCTCGAACAGGCCGAACGCGACGGCACGCTGCCCAAAGTCCTCGTCGCCGTCGCGTTCTCCGGGCAGAGCTGCGATCTGCGCAAGATTGCCGACTTGGCGGTGCGCTATAACTTCACCGTGATCGAAGACGCCTCGCACGCGGTGGGCGCGAGCTACGCCGGCCGCCCGGTCGGTTGTGGCGAATTTGCGGCAATGACGGTGTTCAGTTTTCACCCGGTGAAAATCATCACCAGCGCCGAAGGCGGCATGGTCCTGACCAATCGCCCGGCGCTGGCCGAACGTCTGCGACGCCTGCGCAGCCACGGCATGACCCGCGATCCCGAGCACATGACCGAGCCCAGCCACGGGCCATGGTATTACCAGCAAGTCGAGCTGGGCTTCAATTACCGGATTACCGATCTGCAAGCGGCGCTGGGTCTGTCACAACTGCGCAAGCTCGACGAATTTGTCGCACGGCGCCGCGAACTCGCAGCGCGTTACGATCAGTTGCTCGCGTACCTGCCGCTGACCTTGCCGAGTGCGCAGCCGGAGGCGGAATCAGCGTGGCACCTTTATGTGGTGCGCTTGCAGAGCGAGCGCTGCAATCTCAGTCATCGCCAGGTGTTCGAAGGTTTGCGCGCCGCCGGCATTGGCGTAAATCTGCACTATATTCCGGTGCATCTGCAGCCGTACTATCGCGAGCGGGGGTTTGCCGAGGGCGATTTCCCCGAGGCCGAGCGCTATTACGCCGAGGCGATCAGCTTGCCGCTGTTCCCTTTGCTCAGCGAAGCACAACAGGATCAGGTGGTCGAGCAACTGCGTCGGCTGCTGCTTGAGGAGTAA
- the pseI gene encoding pseudaminic acid synthase yields MSSFKIGHHTIGADAPPFIIAEMSGNHNQSLDVALQIVEAAAKAGAHALKLQTYTAETMTLDLAEGEFFIKDPGSLWAGTSLYDLYEKAHTPWEWHAPIFARAKELGMLAFSTPFDDSAVDFLESLEVPAYKIASFENTDLPLIRRVAATGKPLIISTGMASIAELDETVRAAREAGCKDLVLLKCTSTYPATPLNSNVRTIPHLRELFGCEVGLSDHSMGVGVSVAAVALGATVVEKHFTLDRSAGGVDASFSLEPAELASLVVETERAWQAMGHVQYGPTEAERKSLVYRRSLYVTADMAAGEAFTGDNLRAIRPGLGLPPKHTDAVLGRRARTAIKRGTPLDWSLVE; encoded by the coding sequence ATGTCTAGTTTCAAGATTGGCCACCACACCATCGGTGCCGATGCACCGCCGTTCATCATTGCCGAAATGAGCGGCAACCATAACCAGTCCCTCGACGTCGCTCTGCAAATCGTCGAGGCGGCGGCCAAGGCCGGGGCGCATGCCTTGAAGCTGCAAACCTACACCGCCGAAACCATGACCCTGGATTTGGCTGAAGGTGAATTCTTCATCAAGGATCCGGGCAGTCTGTGGGCCGGGACTTCACTCTACGATCTCTACGAAAAAGCCCACACGCCGTGGGAGTGGCACGCGCCGATTTTTGCTCGGGCCAAGGAGTTGGGAATGCTCGCGTTCTCGACGCCGTTCGATGACAGCGCGGTGGATTTTCTCGAAAGCCTTGAAGTGCCGGCGTACAAGATTGCCAGTTTTGAAAACACCGATCTGCCGCTGATCCGCCGTGTCGCGGCTACGGGCAAACCGCTGATCATCTCCACCGGCATGGCCAGCATCGCCGAATTGGACGAAACCGTGCGTGCCGCGCGCGAGGCCGGGTGCAAGGATCTGGTCTTGCTCAAGTGCACCAGCACTTATCCGGCCACGCCACTCAACAGCAATGTGCGCACGATCCCGCATCTGCGCGAGCTGTTTGGCTGCGAGGTCGGGCTGTCGGACCACTCGATGGGCGTTGGCGTGTCGGTGGCAGCGGTGGCGCTGGGCGCGACCGTGGTGGAAAAACACTTCACCCTTGATCGTTCGGCCGGTGGCGTGGACGCAAGTTTCTCCCTGGAGCCTGCCGAGCTGGCCAGTCTGGTCGTCGAAACCGAACGTGCCTGGCAGGCGATGGGGCATGTTCAGTACGGTCCGACCGAGGCTGAGCGCAAGTCGCTGGTCTATCGCCGTTCGCTGTACGTCACCGCTGACATGGCTGCCGGTGAGGCCTTTACCGGGGACAATCTGCGTGCCATTCGCCCCGGTCTCGGTCTGCCGCCCAAGCACACCGATGCCGTTCTCGGACGCCGTGCGCGCACCGCGATCAAGCGCGGTACGCCGCTGGACTGGTCGCTGGTCGAATAG
- the pseG gene encoding UDP-2,4-diacetamido-2,4,6-trideoxy-beta-L-altropyranose hydrolase, whose amino-acid sequence MRVLIRADASPTIGSGHIARCLTLARVLRGQGSHVAFACRRLPGHRLEALNAEGFETFALPERYRDEDPLQAIESMLPWQFDIDALGLLLDGQAPFDWIIVDHYGLDHHWQTAARRWAHRIAAVDDLATRRYSVDLLLNQNLSGLSENYAPLLPPGCRTLLGPRYALLREEFNCDAIEIKPKARRVLVNFGGFDAARQTHHAMLALADFTELQVDFVAGADNPAWAQMQALAETRPNWRLHSFVSDFHQRMTEADLFIGAGGGTSWERAALGLPTICIAVANNQQANGEVMAAAGAHVFMGAREQVSVEQLRDAVGFVVNNHFLRRSLAERSRQLVDGRGAERVAAALAGAVLKLRPATLDDAQLLFEGRNAEAVRRWSLETGVIDWAQHLNWLTASLRNPQRLLLIAEADDGAVGVLRYDLRGFEAEVSIYLLEVRFGLGWGRALLSRGEGFVAAHWPQLTCITARVMPANQSSLKVFRDAGFIQETCAFSRVLKDHPHV is encoded by the coding sequence ATGAGAGTGCTGATCCGCGCCGACGCGTCGCCAACCATCGGCAGCGGCCATATTGCCCGCTGTCTGACCCTGGCCCGGGTGCTGCGCGGGCAGGGCAGTCATGTTGCGTTTGCCTGTCGGCGGTTGCCGGGGCATCGACTGGAAGCCTTGAATGCCGAAGGCTTCGAGACCTTCGCGTTACCCGAGCGCTATCGTGATGAAGACCCGCTGCAGGCTATCGAATCGATGTTGCCGTGGCAGTTCGATATTGATGCACTGGGCCTGCTGCTGGACGGGCAGGCACCGTTCGACTGGATCATCGTCGACCATTACGGCCTTGATCATCACTGGCAAACTGCCGCTCGGCGCTGGGCGCATCGAATCGCCGCCGTGGATGATCTGGCCACGCGGCGCTACAGCGTCGATCTGCTGCTCAATCAGAACCTCTCAGGCTTGAGTGAAAACTACGCGCCGCTGCTGCCGCCAGGCTGTCGCACCTTGCTCGGCCCGCGCTACGCCTTGTTGCGCGAAGAATTCAACTGCGATGCCATCGAGATCAAACCGAAGGCGCGCCGGGTGCTGGTGAATTTTGGCGGTTTCGACGCGGCGAGGCAGACTCATCACGCGATGCTGGCGCTGGCTGATTTCACTGAGTTGCAGGTTGATTTCGTCGCGGGCGCCGACAACCCGGCGTGGGCGCAGATGCAGGCCTTGGCCGAGACACGGCCGAACTGGCGCCTGCACAGTTTCGTCAGCGATTTCCATCAGCGCATGACTGAAGCCGATCTGTTTATCGGTGCTGGCGGCGGCACCAGTTGGGAGCGCGCGGCGCTGGGTTTGCCGACCATCTGCATCGCCGTGGCGAACAATCAGCAGGCCAACGGTGAAGTCATGGCGGCGGCCGGCGCGCATGTGTTCATGGGCGCCCGCGAGCAGGTCAGCGTCGAGCAGTTGCGTGATGCGGTCGGCTTCGTCGTGAACAATCATTTTCTACGCCGCAGCCTTGCCGAGCGCTCGCGGCAACTGGTCGACGGGCGCGGTGCCGAGCGTGTGGCGGCGGCGCTGGCCGGTGCGGTGCTCAAGCTGCGCCCGGCAACGCTGGACGATGCGCAGTTGCTGTTCGAGGGGCGCAACGCCGAAGCGGTACGGCGCTGGTCGCTGGAAACCGGCGTTATCGATTGGGCGCAACATCTCAACTGGCTGACGGCGAGTCTGCGCAATCCGCAGCGGCTGCTGCTGATTGCCGAGGCGGATGACGGCGCGGTCGGGGTGCTGCGCTACGACTTGCGCGGGTTCGAAGCCGAAGTCTCGATTTATCTGCTGGAGGTGCGTTTCGGCCTCGGTTGGGGCAGAGCACTGCTAAGCCGTGGCGAAGGGTTTGTCGCTGCGCACTGGCCGCAATTGACGTGCATTACTGCGCGAGTCATGCCCGCCAATCAGTCCTCATTGAAAGTCTTCCGCGACGCCGGGTTCATCCAGGAAACCTGTGCGTTCAGCCGTGTTTTGAAGGATCACCCGCATGTCTAG